AATTAATTGTAAGCTTTAATGAATCAAAGTGTTATGTCCAGGATTTGAAGGACAAGATAATAAGAGAGATTGGTAAAGAAGAAGGTGGTTTATATTTTTTTGATAACAAAGTGGATTCCAAAGTGTCTGATATTAAGTGTATTGTAAGTTCCTGTTCTGCCTCATGTAAACTATGGCATTCAAGGCTTGGTCATCCTTCAGATCAAGTTCTTGCAATTCTTAAGAATAAGTTGAACATAactgataaaattaataatgatccATGTGAAGTTTGTCATaaagccaaacaaagcagaatttttttttctttaagtgAACACAAAACCTCAAATCTTGGTGATTTAATTCATCTGGATTTGTGGGGTCCATTTAGAGTTCAGTCAAGAGAAGGTTATAAATATTTTTTAACTATTGTAGATGATTATTCTAGAGCTGTTTGGCTTTTCTTAGTTAAAAGTAAAGAAGAAGTTTGtgataatataattagttttgttcAACTGCTGGaaactcaattcaataaaaaagttAAAATGTTTAGAAGTGATAATGGAACAGAATTTGTAAATCAAAAAATGAATAATTTTACAAACAACAAAGGCATAATTCATCAAACAACTTGCTCttatacaccacaacaaaatggtgtgGTTGAAAGGAAACATAGACACTTGCTAAATGTTGCAAGAGCTCTTATGTTTCAAGGGGGGTTACCTTTAAACTTATGGTCTAAATGTGTTTTAACTGCTTGTTATTTGATTAACAGGACTCCTACATCTGTGTTTAATGGAAAATCTCCTTATGAGTTGGTTTTTAAAACTGAACCTAATCTCTCCCATTTGAAGTGTTTTGGTTGTCTTTGTTTTTCTGTTTCTCTTAATCCTGTTGACAAATTTAGTAGCAGGTCTATAAAGTGTATTTTAATTGGTTTTTCAAATGTCAAAAAGGGTTACAAGCTTTTTAGTCTTGAAGACAAAACTATTTTTTTTCTCTAGAGATGTTAAGTTTTATGAAACTGTGTTTCCTTTAAAAATGAAAAGTTCTTTTTCAAATGATTTTCATAATGATTCTTATTCTTCTTAAAAAGTTCAAACTGAAGTTTCTTCTGAAAATGATTTAAATAGCATAAATTTGTTTGATGATCTTTTTAAAACTACTAATAATACTtcaagtcccaatgatgaagggagagtAACAAATGAGTGTGATGGCAATAGTGATAATGAACAGTCTCCTGTTCATAATCCTGCTGCAACACATAATGAAGGTAATCCTTTATCTCCTGAGGGCACACATTCTTCTGAAAGTCAAAATATAAATGAATTAAGGAGATCTTCCAGAAGCACTG
The window above is part of the Rutidosis leptorrhynchoides isolate AG116_Rl617_1_P2 chromosome 1, CSIRO_AGI_Rlap_v1, whole genome shotgun sequence genome. Proteins encoded here:
- the LOC139886989 gene encoding uncharacterized protein, whose protein sequence is MVSSPPCTCGADACTCAASVSVENNNKMIKLMQFLMGLNDVYMPIRSNILLRDPLPDVKAAYAIISREESHRINSSKDSSSKPHSSAFVAQGPIKTNANNASNFNNNRGPNPNLKCKKCNKIGHTIERCFELVGYPPNFKKNFNNNRNFNNFNNFGNTSNNNAASNEASISSSSPISFSLEQMLKLLNLIKEPSTSAPASAMSNMEVGHPNGTQALIKGIGNLVLNKFITLTDVLIVPEYCVSLMSVGKLSKDNKLIVSFNESKCYVQDLKDKIIREIGKEEGGLYFFDNKVDSKVSDIKCIVSSCSASCKLWHSRLGHPSDQVLAILKNKLNITDKINNDPCEVCHKAKQSRIFFSLSEHKTSNLGDLIHLDLWGPFRVQSREGYKYFLTIVDDYSRAVWLFLVKSKEEVCDNIISFVQLLETQFNKKVKMFRSDNGTEFVNQKMNNFTNNKGIIHQTTCSYTPQQNGVVERKHRHLLNVARALMFQGGLPLNLWSKCVLTACYLINRTPTSVFNGKSPYELVFKTEPNLSHLKCFGCLCFSVSLNPVDKFSSSINLFDDLFKTTNNTSSPNDEGRVTNECDGNSDNEQSPVHNPAATHNEGNPLSPEGTHSSESQNINELRRSSRSTVFPKKYDDFVVDGKVKYGIEKVVNYSNLSKDIIALFHT